The Populus trichocarpa isolate Nisqually-1 chromosome 2, P.trichocarpa_v4.1, whole genome shotgun sequence genome has a window encoding:
- the LOC7474539 gene encoding protein RGF1 INDUCIBLE TRANSCRIPTION FACTOR 1, with the protein MVSPFGQMRNHDTGPPWLIPMLRASYFIPCAVHGESNKSECNMFCLDCMGNAFCSYCLIYHRDHRVVQIRRSSYHNVVRVNEIQKYIDISCVQTYIINSAKIVFLNERPQPRPGKGVTNTCEICCRSLLDSFRFCSLGCKLGGMKRGDPDLTFALKLKQNRDPFFGGSESDESSTPKKIRRTHAFNRLMDGLSIYSSNNDGAESSGDDAATNISPATPPLFNHRNARRRKGIPHRAPF; encoded by the exons ATG GTGAGTCCATTTGGGCAAATGAGGAACCACGACACGGGTCCACCATGGTTAATACCCATGCTTAGAGCAAGCTATTTCATTCCCTGTGCAGTTCATGGTGAATCCAATAAGAGTGAATGTAATATGTTCTGCTTAGATTGTATGGGAAATGCTTTCTGTTCTTATTGTCTTATTTATCACAGAGATCACCGTGTTGTTCAG ATAAGGCGATCTTCATACCATAATGTGGTGAGAGTAAATGAGATACAGAAGTACATAGACATATCATGCGTACAGACTTACATCATCAATAGCGCCAAGATTGTGTTCCTCAATGAGCGCCCTCAGCCAAGGCCTGGAAAGGGGGTCACCAACACTTGTGAAATTTGTTGTCGAAGTCTCCTTGATTCATTCAGATTCTGTTCACTTGGATGCAAG CTGGGAGGCATGAAGCGGGGTGACCCAGACCTTACGTTTGCGCTAAAATTGAAGCAAAATAGGGATCCGTTCTTTGGTGGGTCGGAATCAGATGAGTCCTCAACCCCAAAGAAGATTCGCAGAACACATGCTTTCAATCGTTTGATGGACGGGCTCTCAATCTATTCCTCCAACAATGATGGTGCGGAGAGCTCTGGTGATGATGCAGCTACCAACATTTCTCCGGCTACTCCTCCCCTTTTCAATCATCGTAATGCAAGGAGAAGAAAGGGTATACCTCATCGTGCCCCATTTTAA